From the genome of Ornithobacterium rhinotracheale, one region includes:
- a CDS encoding DASS family sodium-coupled anion symporter, with product MDSRRAAQILSKKMQRVIDAQRRIISFLICIIIAFGATFAMAHYEESLNMIQIYVVFILFLAISLWVTEAVPPFAVGLLIVGLLIFFIGNSATNIEGQADYIDVKTFVQTWSNSVIWLMLGGFFLAEALKITGLDKDLFRISISKVGNNPKHIILGLMMATGLASMIMSNTATTAMMIASIMPFIDVVGHQNRVSKALLIGIPAAASIGGVGTIIGSPPNAIAVDAINNLAREGHSVPYISFLDWMIYGVPIAIILMLIFWFILIKVYKIKNSPIEIDFLHKKELESQMERFNKRMVLGVLIVTVLLWLTSSMHGIPSAAISGIPIIVLPMLGIITGVGVRKLPWDTLMLVAGGLSLGIAIQQSGLADFFVSKISNYEFYDVVFLIIFALATVVFSNIMSNTATATILIPVATILPGVNPIEAAVVIGLSASFALFLPVSTPPNAIAFSTGYLKQSDFKLGGFWIGLLGPVLTILWVLLLSYLGFMA from the coding sequence ATGGATTCAAGAAGAGCTGCACAAATTTTATCTAAGAAAATGCAACGCGTGATAGATGCGCAGAGGCGGATTATCTCCTTTCTCATATGCATCATCATCGCCTTTGGTGCCACCTTCGCTATGGCACACTACGAGGAGAGTTTGAATATGATTCAAATATATGTCGTATTCATTCTCTTTTTAGCCATTTCACTCTGGGTAACAGAGGCGGTGCCTCCCTTTGCTGTGGGACTCCTCATCGTAGGATTATTAATATTTTTCATAGGAAACTCCGCCACCAACATAGAGGGGCAGGCAGATTATATCGATGTTAAAACATTTGTCCAAACTTGGTCAAACTCCGTTATATGGCTTATGCTCGGCGGATTCTTCTTGGCCGAGGCACTTAAAATCACGGGGCTAGACAAGGATTTGTTTAGAATCAGTATCTCCAAAGTGGGCAATAATCCCAAGCATATCATTTTAGGTTTAATGATGGCCACAGGCTTAGCCTCTATGATAATGTCTAACACAGCCACCACCGCGATGATGATAGCCTCCATTATGCCATTCATCGATGTTGTGGGGCACCAAAACCGCGTGAGCAAGGCACTCCTTATAGGCATTCCAGCAGCGGCCTCCATCGGTGGGGTAGGCACCATCATAGGCTCGCCGCCCAATGCCATTGCCGTAGATGCTATTAATAACCTCGCGCGTGAGGGGCATAGCGTGCCTTACATATCATTCCTTGATTGGATGATTTACGGCGTGCCGATTGCCATCATATTAATGCTCATCTTTTGGTTTATCTTAATTAAAGTTTATAAAATCAAAAACAGCCCAATAGAGATTGATTTTTTACACAAAAAAGAATTAGAAAGCCAGATGGAGAGGTTCAATAAGCGTATGGTACTCGGTGTGCTAATCGTTACCGTATTGTTGTGGCTCACTAGCAGTATGCACGGTATCCCATCGGCTGCAATTTCAGGTATTCCCATCATCGTATTGCCCATGTTGGGCATCATTACAGGTGTGGGCGTGAGAAAATTACCTTGGGATACACTGATGCTCGTAGCGGGAGGGCTTTCCCTAGGCATCGCCATTCAGCAAAGTGGCTTAGCTGATTTCTTTGTCTCTAAAATCAGTAATTACGAATTTTATGATGTGGTATTTTTAATCATCTTTGCCCTTGCCACAGTGGTATTCTCAAACATTATGAGCAACACGGCCACTGCCACCATATTAATCCCCGTAGCCACCATTTTGCCAGGGGTAAACCCCATAGAGGCGGCCGTAGTCATTGGGCTTTCGGCATCTTTTGCGTTATTTTTGCCCGTCTCCACGCCCCCCAATGCCATTGCATTCAGCACGGGATATTTAAAGCAGTCCGACTTTAAGCTAGGCGGCTTTTGGATAGGATTGTTAGGACCTGTGCTCACCATTCTTTGGGTGTTGCTGTTGTCTTACCTAGGCTTTATGGCTTAA
- a CDS encoding putative transporter codes for MEWIIDLFSNHESIAYTVLVYSIVIALGVFLGKIKFFGISFGIAFVLFAGIAISHFGFTVNPEILHFVKEFGLILFVYTIGLQVGPGFFASLEKEGLKLNFISVITIVTCVITVIAIFYVTNEDIVVLTGIMSGAVTNTPGLGAAQQTIMDLTNGNPDNKISTLGTAYAVSYPFGVLGIIIVMLMFKSLLRVNVEAESRLNKWKTIAKAGSFSRRAIKVVNPQLFGKKVGDIYEVLGDHLVISRLSRNGKIIRANAQTELEENDVLLIVAAPDDFRKIENFVGKEDFETDLGLDNPGNSPIIAKRISVTKKAAYAKKMGQSDIFNAYPITVTRYIRAGLEFIATPSTKLQFGDTIIVIGEEKDIEKFAKAVGNSKKEMSTPHIAELFFGIILGVLLGSIPFHIPGVPLPVKLGLAGGPLVVAILVSRYGGKFSVTHYVSQSANLMVREIGIVLFLASVGLGAGEGFLETIINGDGLYWMSLGVIITLVPLIVTATICRSVYKLSYPEICGILAGVSTDPPALAFANQSTGSDAPAVSYATVYPLTTFLRIMVAQFLILFFYT; via the coding sequence ATGGAATGGATAATTGATTTATTTTCTAACCACGAGAGCATCGCATACACGGTGCTCGTTTACAGTATTGTAATTGCTTTGGGTGTATTTTTAGGGAAAATTAAATTTTTTGGCATCTCCTTCGGGATAGCCTTTGTGCTCTTTGCAGGGATAGCCATTTCGCATTTCGGCTTCACGGTGAACCCCGAGATTTTGCATTTCGTTAAAGAATTTGGCTTAATACTCTTTGTCTACACCATCGGGCTGCAAGTAGGGCCAGGCTTCTTTGCCTCCTTGGAGAAGGAAGGCTTAAAACTTAATTTTATTTCTGTAATTACGATAGTGACTTGTGTAATCACCGTAATTGCAATTTTTTATGTGACCAATGAAGACATTGTGGTGCTTACTGGGATTATGTCTGGTGCGGTGACCAATACGCCAGGTTTAGGGGCTGCACAACAAACCATTATGGATTTGACCAATGGAAATCCTGATAACAAAATTTCTACATTAGGTACGGCTTATGCAGTGAGTTATCCATTTGGGGTGTTGGGGATCATCATTGTGATGTTGATGTTTAAATCACTTTTAAGAGTAAATGTAGAAGCAGAATCTCGTTTAAATAAATGGAAAACGATTGCTAAAGCTGGCTCGTTCAGCCGTAGAGCGATTAAAGTTGTGAATCCGCAATTATTTGGGAAAAAAGTAGGCGATATTTATGAAGTTTTGGGGGATCATTTAGTGATTTCAAGACTTTCTCGAAATGGTAAAATCATTCGAGCCAATGCACAAACAGAATTAGAAGAAAACGATGTTTTGCTCATTGTGGCAGCACCAGATGATTTTAGAAAAATAGAAAATTTTGTAGGAAAAGAAGATTTCGAAACCGATTTAGGTTTAGATAACCCAGGGAATTCGCCAATTATAGCCAAACGAATTAGTGTTACTAAAAAGGCAGCATATGCCAAAAAAATGGGGCAGTCAGACATCTTTAATGCCTATCCAATCACGGTAACGCGCTACATTCGCGCAGGTTTAGAATTCATTGCCACTCCCTCTACCAAATTGCAATTTGGCGATACAATCATCGTCATCGGGGAGGAGAAAGACATTGAGAAATTTGCCAAGGCTGTGGGAAATTCCAAAAAAGAAATGAGTACACCACACATTGCCGAGCTATTCTTCGGAATCATTTTAGGCGTATTGTTAGGAAGCATTCCATTCCATATCCCAGGGGTGCCGCTCCCAGTGAAATTGGGACTAGCAGGCGGGCCGCTCGTCGTAGCCATATTAGTGAGCCGCTATGGTGGAAAATTCTCCGTAACGCATTATGTATCACAGAGTGCTAATTTGATGGTGCGGGAGATAGGCATTGTGCTATTCCTTGCCAGTGTGGGGCTTGGTGCAGGTGAGGGCTTCCTTGAAACGATTATAAACGGCGATGGGCTATATTGGATGTCGCTAGGGGTAATCATCACGCTAGTGCCGCTAATCGTTACAGCCACCATATGCCGTTCCGTGTACAAGCTTAGCTATCCAGAAATTTGCGGAATACTTGCAGGAGTTTCTACCGACCCACCAGCACTAGCCTTTGCCAATCAATCCACAGGCTCCGATGCCCCCGCAGTGAGCTACGCCACAGTGTACCCACTCACTACCTTTTTGCGAATTATGGTAGCACAATTTTTAATCTTATTTTTCTATACTTAA